The following coding sequences lie in one Miscanthus floridulus cultivar M001 chromosome 9, ASM1932011v1, whole genome shotgun sequence genomic window:
- the LOC136481358 gene encoding PLASTID TRANSCRIPTIONALLY ACTIVE protein 6, chloroplastic-like has product MATSTTPLVVSFSRSCRCPYPNCHPRHFPGKPKPKLPPPTTSCSLSLRTSPLAALPRRPRDVSAAYGDGDMDDDFGDFDPDDADGVGEDDDVDNEQDYDVDYDRLLAPVVKPLPSGPSTAAPGEEGDIAMVAAESFVSTRDSASDTVVDYAVDEDEFHKIRLLHCDFLIRKVPDPDDDVFDFREMYVTPPDTDIYSIPRVLAPMPQKYVRCTKKNFGRYHVSEPPVEHLRDPLYKTEREIMKVFLTKHYRNRRSDDPDFFLDFEEIYVIDSKTRSITRAKVVVSVPEGKKRDRRNDLLLIRDGGESFRIIDKTKRDDATTVIKREEWAKSRQDVEKHFRKLRDFDYSNWF; this is encoded by the exons ATGGCGACCTCCACCACTCCACTGGTCGTCTCCTTCTCCCGCAGCTGCCGCTGCCCCTATCCAAACTGCCACCCCCGCCACTTCCCCGGCAAGCCCAAGCCCAAGCTGCCCCCACCCACAACCTCCTGCTCCCTCTCCCTCCGGACCAGCCCCCTCGCCGCCCTGCCGCGGCGGCCGCGCGACGTGTCGGCGGCGTACGGCGACGGCGACATGGACGACGACTTCGGCGACTTCGACCCCGACGACGCGGACGGCGTCGGCGAGGACGACGACGTCGACAACGAGCAGGACtacgacgtcgactacgaccgcctcctcgcccccGTCGTCAAGCCGCTGCCGTCGGGGCCGTCGACGGCGGCCCCCGGGGAGGAGGGCGAcatcgccatggtcgccgccgagAGCTTCGTCTCCACGCGGGACTCCGCGTCAGACACTGTTGTTGACTACGCTGTGGATGAGGACGAGTTCCACAAGATTAGGCTGCTCCACTGCGACTTCCTTATCCGTAAGGTGCCCGACCCCGACGACGACGTCTTCGACTTCAGAGAG ATGTATGTCACGCCACCGGACACCGATATCTACTCCATTCCAAGAGTTCTTGCCCCGATGCCGCAGAAG TACGTGAGGTGCACCAAGAAAAACTTTGGCCGTTACCATGTGAGCGAGCCACCAGTAGAGCACTTGCGTGATCCCCTGTACAAGACAGAGAGGGAGATCATGAAG GTTTTCTTAACCAAACACTATAGAAACAGGCGCTCTGATGACCCAGatttttttcttgattttgaggAGATTTATGTTATTGACTCGAAAACAAGGTCAATCACAAGAGCTAAAGTTGTG GTTAGTGTTCCTGAAGGAAAGAAAAGAGATAGGCGAAACGACCTACTACTGATACGCGATGGAGGAGAGTCTTTCAGAATTATTGACAAG ACTAAAAGGGACGACGCAACCACTGTCATTAAAAGAGAAGAGTGGGCAAAGTCAAGACAAGACGTGGAGAAGCATTTCAGGAAGCTTAGAGACTTTGACTACTCGAATTGGTTCTAG
- the LOC136481359 gene encoding basic helix-loop-helix protein 004-like has protein sequence MSGKEKKAALEEKLQLLRSVTKSNAANKTSILVDASKYIKELKDKVEEAAAAASWSQADTDSSSAFGSGSAMPATVSVSSVELDSNSCSSRRGFRINVSTERSRPGLLVSVLEALEDLGLDVLDADVSCADDTAFRFQALGGSGQQGKQQQHQGGSVDEQMVQQAVLQAISKCMDDDNE, from the exons ATGTCAGGAAAGGAGAAGAAAGCAGCCTTAGAAGAGAAACTCCAGCTTCTGCGCTCCGTCACAAAGTCAAATGCG GCAAACAAGACGTCAATCCTGGTAGACGCGTCGAAATACATCAAGGAGCTCAAGGACAAGgttgaagaagcagcagctgcagcctcaTGGTCACAAGCTGACACTGACAGCAGTAGTGCTTTTGGTTCTGGAAGCGCCATGCCAGCAACG GTGAGCGTCTCGTCAGTGGAGCTTGATAGCAACAGTTGCAGCAGCAGGAGAGGGTTCCGGATCAACGTGTCAACGGAGAGGAGCCGACCTGGGCTGCTGGTGTCGGTTCTGGAGGCCTTGGAGGACCTCGGCCTCGACGTCCTGGACGCCGACGTCTCCTGCGCCGACGACACCGCCTTCCGCTTCCAAGCGCTTGGTGGATCAGGCCAGCagggcaagcagcagcagcaccaggggGGAAGCGTGGATGAACAAATGGTTCAGCAAGCGGTGTTGCAGGCCATCAGCAAATGCATGGACGATGACAATGAGTAA